A genomic window from Triticum urartu cultivar G1812 chromosome 7, Tu2.1, whole genome shotgun sequence includes:
- the LOC125523484 gene encoding putative glycine-rich cell wall structural protein 1, which translates to MAGIKLVALGFVALLVVGLSNAARVARLSSAEGQGQGGGVGGGTGTGAGAGSGGGDGSAGSSVSTSGSPDHARASSGGGGSGGGGGGSGGSGYGSGSGSGSSSSTSRGAGRAWIGGGRTDAGGAGGGGGAGRGDGDQGSSGHGDGSGFGSGSSKVDSEGYYGATGYANGGGNGDGGGHGEGGGYGNGGGNGSGYGNGEFP; encoded by the coding sequence ATGGCTGGTATCAAACTTGTAGCACTTGGTTTTGTTGCCCTGCTAGTAGTTGGACTATCCAATGCTGCACGGGTAGCTAGATTGTCTAGTGCAGAGGGGCAAGGTCAGGGAGGGGGAGTGGGAGGTGGAACCGGAACCGGTGCTGGGGCAGGGTCTGGGGGTGGCGATGGGTCGGCTGGCAGTAGTGTTAGTACGTCTGGGTCGCCGGATCATGCCCGGGCTAGTTCCGGTGGTGGTGGTagtggtggcggcggtggtggtaGTGGTGGCAGTGGGTATGGCTCTGGGTCAGGGTCAGGATCTAGCTCAAGTACTAGCCGTGGTGCCGGAAGAGCATGGATTGGCGGTGGGCGCACTGACGCCGGAGGTGCTGGCGGTGGTGGAGGTGCCGGAAGAGGAGACGGTGACCAAGGATCTAGTGGCCATGGCGACGGGTCTGGCTTTGGAAGCGGCTCCAGCAAGGTGGACAGTGAAGGCTATTATGGGGCAACTGGCTATGCTAACGGTGGCGGCAATGGTGATGGTGGAGGTCATGGCGAAGGTGGTGGATACGGTAATGGTGGAGGGAATGGGTCAGGTTATGGCAACGGTGAATTCCCTTAA
- the LOC125524075 gene encoding glycine-rich protein DOT1-like: MAVTKCLALSLIVLFGTGLANAARVARYSSSEGTGTGGGEGGGSVNGAGSGSGAAVGSAGNDENGGFVHGSGGGGGGGGGGGKNGGSGRGSGSALGSGSTQIGPDPFGGSSSASGHGGGRGGGQGRGYDGSSGYGNGGGTGSGASESNNGYWSGGTYANANASGNGGGRGNGQNGGSGGGEGGGGGNSDGHP; encoded by the coding sequence atgGCAGTCACTAAATGCTTAGCTCTTAGTTTGATTGTCCTGTTCGGCACTGGGTTAGCCAATGCTGCAAGGGTAGCTAGATACTCTAGTTCCGAAGGAACCGGCACGGGAGGAGGAGAGGGTGGTGGGTCCGTCAATGGTGCTGGATCAGGGTCTGGGGCTGCTGTTGGGTCTGCAGGAAATGATGAAAATGGGGGGTTCGTCCATGGaagtggtggtggaggaggaggaggcggtggtggtggaaaaaATGGTGGGTCTGGACGTGGATCTGGATCTGCCTTGGGCTCAGGCTCGACCCAGATTGGTCCAGACCCTTTCGGTGGATCTTCTAGTGCTAGTGGTCATGGTGGCGGTCGAGGCGGAGGACAAGGTAGAGGCTACGATGGATCTAGTGGTTATGGGAATGGTGGCGGCACTGGCTCTGGTGCTAGTGAGTCAAACAATGGGTACTGGTCTGGTGGTACTTATGCCAATGCTAATGCTTCTGGCAACGGTGGAGGGAGAGGCAATGGTCAAAATGGTGGAAGTGGTGGTGGCGAAGGTGGAGGAGGCGGAAACAGTGATGGACACCCGTAA
- the LOC125518437 gene encoding uncharacterized protein LOC125518437 — protein MNFWMGKVQSKNVPAYDGAIFLCNHLTRKECFHRKLFGLSSKCTEFIHKVKSGATLFLYDVEQRKLHGVFEATSDGAMNIIPGAYASSGFQYPCQIRFKRIWFCKPLMESEFEDAVQDNYYFARNKFNYGLTHQQVVKLLHLFSSRNRLQPRQNPRLQYEPPRESDISSVVNQTDNQSGSNSTSHGSLKSPCQTCTSSNVGEHAASPSHKLSEPMSLKHRELQLDISDVAKSNSSRSSLHTAANTDVVTEPGTQEAVDDKFTDDYIPLQLEDDTSDGVDTLFDLLGDESHSSESKGSSDSEENTAFHQPCVRKKDDCHQPPADSKLRADIEGRKSVFARLMGRPESFVQRQKFKTKPFPSKNAKSFSSPNQRRKRRRAQQSKSFPCDNRATLGMPSAHKMIKGPALDYSFVWDDDRRSNKFSGGKPSNIQRVLWDVSTKEPDRYGACKRLFVPEGSKNLIGSSNRVSNKPPMFAEVHESRKVTVEEKTRTPVLDFKRHAKDPNIEGGDPDYLADVEEAATKKTRLASASYHGEEDESETALVSKDTRPMDMLTVSDENCKLNSISLLSNDTCTQMAGAYLETEVQLKDEQQRIQGCREDVTGDTENMPIVSDENCKLNSISLSSNDTCTQMAGGYRETEMQLQDEQQRIEGCCEDVTGEKSLLGDSGNAQLFRKLSFGDMQIIVETGSEVGFGHVDTETSLQEKQKQSARSCSGVVDTDTRLIIENPETMESLPNHDQDGTFEMVATDHQDTSTLPQCKDGEATNQLTGSEDDKDSTNNLSPNSRRSTSPPRDLELSKEEEMRHQSYRTKHGAAHEISDSTDSFAICAEGYGSQIGMSTDSTSVHLIINELGTNSESRTSFFDSSCDKESNKHPLFAEVHEICKVSVEEETRTPFLDFTRCAKDPNVEGGDPTADVQEAATKKMRLVSASYHGEEYESETSLVPKDTKPMDMLTVSDENCKLKSISLSSNDTSAQMAGAYLETEVQLHDEQKRIQSCSEDVTGDTENILTVSDENCKHKSISLSSNDTCTQMARAYLETKVQLQDEQQMIPGLSSHDTCTQMAGAYLETEVQLQDEQQRIQGSCEDVTGDKSSVLGDSGDAHLFRRLNFGDMETIVETGSEVGFGHVDTETSLREKQNQSSRSCYGVVDADTTLILENPETMESLPSHDEDGTLEMVATDHQDTGTLPQGKDGEATDPLTGSEDDENTTSNALSPNRRRSSSPPGDVELSKAEEMRYQSYQAKHIAAAHEMSDSTDSFVVCAEGYGSKIGMSTNSTSVHLVINELGTNSESRTSFFDISCDRESNKPLFAEVHESCKVTVKEQISTPCLDFKRRAKDPNVEGGADYTADVQEAARKKTRLASASYHGEEYESETALVPNDTKPMDMLTVSDENCKFKSVSLSSNDRCTQLAGAYLETKVQLQDEQQRIQGCCEDVAGNTENMLKVSDENCKLNSICLISNDTCTVMPGAYLETEVQPQDEQQRIHGCCEDVTGDKSSILGDSGNANLFRRLSFSGMQTIVETGREVGIGHVDTETTVQEKQNQSARSCPGGVNADKMLIVENPDTMESSPNHDEDGTLEMVATDHQDTSSLMILGIRQGKDGEAANPLTGSEDDDEGATSNTTSPDRRRSSSPAHDVELSKAEETRCQSHQTKNVAAAHEMSDSTDSFAVRADGNDGSKIAASTDSTSVHVVVNDLLGTNSESRTGFFDGSSSEPAEMIILSHDPGVDMEPH, from the exons ATGAATTTTTGGATGGGGAAGGTACAGAGTAAGAATGTTCCAGCCTATGATGGAGCAATTTTTCTGTGCAACCACCTGACCAGGAAGGAGTGCTTCCACAGAAAGCTTTTTGGCCTTTCGTCTAAATGTACTGAGTTTATACATAAAGTGAAATCTGGCGCGACACTATTCCTGTATGATGTTGAGCAACGTAAGCTTCATGGGGTGTTTGAAGCAACTTCAGATGGAGCCATGAATATCATTCCTGGTGCATATGCCTCATCAGGGTTTCAGTATCCTTGTCAG ATACGCTTTAAGAGGATTTGGTTTTGCAAGCCTTTGATGGAAAGTGAATTTGAAGATGCTGTACAGGATAATTATTACTTCGCAAGAAACAAGTTTAATTACGGTTTGACACATCAACAG GTTGTAAAGCTTCTTCACTTGTTTTCTTCAAGGAACAGATTACAGCCTCGTCAAAATCCAAGGTTACAGTATGAACCTCCAAGGGAGTCTGATATTTCTTCTGTGGTTAACCAAACTGATAACCAGTCTGGTTCAAATAGCACTTCACACGGTTCATTGAAAAGCCCCTGTCAAACATGTACCTCCTCCAATGTTGGGGAACATGCAGCATCACCGAGTCACAAGTTATCTGAGCCTATGTCATTAAAGCACAGAGAGTTACAACTAGACATCTCTGATGTGGCTAAGTCCAACAGCTCAAGATCTTCCTTGCACACTGCAGCAAATACAGACGTTGTCACTGAACCTGGCACCCAAGAAGCAGTGGATGACAAGTTTACTGATGATTATATACCACTACAGCTGGAGGATGATACTTCAGATGGTGTTGATACTCTATTTGATTTGCTTGGAGATGAGAGTCACTCTTCAGAATCTAAAGGCAGTAGTGACTCTGAAGAGAACACAGCTTTCCACCAACCATGTGTCAGGAAGAAAGATGATTGCCATCAGCCCCCGGCAGATTCAAAGCTTCGCGCTGACATTGAAGGGCGAAAAAGCGTGTTTGCTCGGTTAATGGGAAGACCTGAATCTTTTGTTCAAAGACAGAAGTTCAAGACCAAACCATTCCCATCAAAGAATGCTAAGTCTTTCAGTTCCCCTAATCAGAGGAGAAAACGGCGGAGGGCACAGCAGAGCAAGTCCTTTCCATGTGATAATCGTGCAACGTTGGGTATGCCTTCAGCTCATAAGATGATAAAAGGTCCAGCATTGGACTATTCATTTGTCTGGGACGATGACAGAAGATCCAACAAGTTCTCTGGTGGAAAACCAAGCAACATTCAGAGAGTCCTGTGGGATGTATCTACTAAAGAACCTGATCGATATGGTGCATGCAAAAGGCTGTTTGTTCCTGAAGGTAGTAAAAATTTGATCGGGTCCTCTAACAGAGTGTCAAATAAACCCCCAATGTTTGCTGAAGTACATGAGAGCCGCAAAGTCACTGTTGAAGAAAAAACCAGGACCCCTGTCTTGGATTTTAAGCGGCATGCTAAGGATCCAAATATTGAAGGAGGAGATCCAGATTATTTGGCCGATGTTGAGGAAGCAGCAACGAAGAAGACACGGTTAGCAAGTGCATCTTACCATGGAGAGGAGGATGAAAGTGAAACTGCATTGGTTTCAAAAGACACCAGACCTATGGACATGCTGACAGTATCAGATGAGAACTGCAAACTCAATAGCATCAGTTTGTTATCTAATGACACATGTACTCAGATGGCTGGAGCTTATCTCGAAACCGAAGTGCAACTGAAAGATGAACAGCAAAGGATCCAAGGCTGCCGTGAAGATGTTACAGGTGATACTGAGAACATGCCGATAGTATCAGATGAGAACTGTAAACTCAATAGCATCAGTTTGTCATCTAATGATACCTGTACTCAGATGGCTGGAGGTTATCGCGAAACCGAAATGCAACTGCAAGATGAACAGCAAAGGATCGAAGGCTGCTGTGAAGATGTCACAGGTGAAAAATCATTGCTCGGAGATTCTGGAAATGCACAGCTGTTTCGCAAGCTCAGTTTTGGTGACATGCAGATCATTGTTGAAACTGGCAGTGAGGTGGGTTTTGGCCATGTGGACACTGAAACATCTCTCCAAGAGAAACAAAAGCAAAGTGCTAGGAGCTGCTCTGGAGTGGTTGATACAGATACAAGGTTGATCATCGAAAATCCTGAAACCATGGAATCCTTGCCCAACCATGATCAGGATGGAACTTTTGAAATGGTGGCAACTGATCACCAGGACACCAGTACCCTCCCTCAGTGCAAAGATGGTGAAGCTACAAACCAACTGACAGGCTCTGAAGATGATAAAGATAGTACCAACAACTTGTCGCCGAACAGCCGTCGAAGCACTTCACCTCCTCGTGATCTTGAGTTGAGCAAAGAAGAGGAGATGCGACACCAAAGTTACCGAACAAAACATGGAGCAGCCCATGAAATCTCAGACTCCACGGACTCATTTGCGATCTGCGCCGAGGGTTACGGAAGCCAGATTGGGATGTCAACTGACAGCACCTCTGTTCATCTGATCATCAACGAACTTGGAACAAACTCAGAGTCCAGGACAAGTTTCTTCGACAGCTCCTGTGACAAAGAATCAAATAAACACCCGCTGTTTGCTGAAGTACATGAGATCTGCAAAGTCAGTGTTGAAGAAGAAACCAGGACCCCTTTCTTGGACTTTACACGGTGTGCCAAGGATCCAAATGTTGAAGGAGGAGATCCTACTGCCGATGTTCAGGAAGCAGCAACGAAGAAGATGCGGTTAGTAAGTGCATCTTACCATGGAGAGGAGTATGAAAGTGAAACTTCATTGGTTCCAAAAGACACCAAACCTATGGACATGCTGACAGTATCTGATGAGAACTGTAAACTCAAGAGCATCAGTCTGTCATCTAATGACACCAGTGCTCAGATGGCTGGAGCTTATCTTGAAACCGAAGTGCAACTGCACGATGAACAGAAAAGGATCCAAAGCTGCAGTGAAGATGTTACCGGTGATACAGAGAACATTCTGACAGTATCAGATGAGAACTGTAAACACAAGAGCATCAGTTTGTCATCTAATGACACATGTACTCAGATGGCCAGAGCTTATCTTGAAACCAAAGTGCAGCTGCAAGATGAACAGCAAatgatccccgg TTTGTCCTCTCATGACACCTGTACTCAGATGGCTGGAGCTTATCTCGAAACCGAAGTGCAACTGCAAGATGAACAGCAAAGGATCCAAGGCAGCTGTGAAGATGTCACAGGTGATAAATCATCGGTTCTTGGAGATTCTGGAGATGCACACCTGTTTCGCAGGCTCAATTTCGGTGACATGGAGACCATTGTTGAAACTGGCAGTGAGGTGGGTTTTGGCCATGTGGACACTGAAACATCCCTCCGAGAGAAACAAAACCAAAGTTCTAGGAGCTGCTATGGAGTGGTTGATGCAGATACAACGTTGATCCTCGAAAATCCTGAAACCATGGAATCCTTGCCCAGCCATGATGAGGATGGAACTTTGGAAATGGTGGCTACTGATCATCAGGACACCGGCACCCTCCCTCAGGGCAAAGATGGTGAAGCTACGGACCCATTGACAGGCTCTGAAGATGATGAAAATACTACTTCCAACGCCCTGTCCCCGAACAGACGTCGAAGCAGTTCACCTCCTGGTGATGTTGAGTTGAGCAAAGCAGAGGAGATGCGATACCAAAGTTACCAAGCCAAACATATAGCAGCTGCCCATGAAATGTCAGACTCGACGGACTCATTTGTGGTCTGCGCCGAGGGTTACGGAAGCAAGATTGGTATGTCAACTAACAGCACCTCTGTTCATCTGGTCATCAACGAACTTGGAACAAACTCGGAGTCCAGGACAAGTTTCTTCGACATCTCTTGTGACAGAGAATCAAATAAACCCCTCTTTGCTGAAGTACATGAGAGCTGCAAAGTCACTGTTAAAGAACAAATCAGTACCCCTTGCTTGGACTTTAAGCGGCGTGCTAAGGATCCAAATGTTGAAGGAGGAGCGGATTATACTGCCGATGTTCAGGAAGCAGCAAGGAAGAAGACGCGGTTAGCAAGTGCGTCTTACCATGGAGAGGAGTATGAAAGTGAAACTGCATTGGTTCCAAACGACACCAAACCTATGGACATGCTGACAGTATCAGATGAGAACTGTAAATTCAAGAGCGTCAGTTTGTCATCTAATGACAGATGTACTCAGCTGGCTGGAGCTTATCTTGAAACCAAAGTGCAGCTGCAAGATGAACAGCAAAGGATCCAAGGCTGCTGTGAAGATGTTGCTGGCAATACCGAGAATATGCTGAAAGTATCAGATGAGAACTGTAAACTCAATAGCATCTGTTTGATATCTAATGACACATGTACTGTGATGCCTGGAGCTTATCTCGAAACAGAAGTGCAACCGCAAGATGAGCAGCAAAGGATCCATGGCTGCTGCGAAGATGTCACAGGTGATAAATCATCGATTCTCGGGGATTCTGGAAATGCAAACCTGTTTCGCAGGCTCAGTTTCAGTGGCATGCAGACCATTGTTGAAACTGGCAGAGAGGTGGGTATCGGCCATGTGGACACTGAAACAACCGTCCAAGAAAAGCAAAACCAAAGTGCTAGGAGCTGCCCTGGAGGGGTCAATGCAGATAAAATGTTGATCGTCGAAAACCCTGATACCATGGAATCATCGCCCAACCATGATGAGGATGGAACTTTGGAAATGGTGGCCACTGATCATCAGGACACAAGTAGCCTCATGATCCTTGGAATCCGTCAGGGCAAAGATGGTGAAGCTGCAAACCCACTGACAGGTTCTGAAGATGATGATGAAGGTGCTACCAGCAACACCACTTCGCCAGACAGACGTCGAAGCTCTTCACCTGCTCATGATGTTGAGTTGAGCAAAGCAGAGGAGACGCGATGCCAAAGTCACCAAACCAAAAATGTGGCAGCTGCTCATGAAATGTCGGACTCCACGGACTCATTTGCGGTCCGCGCTGATGGCAACGACGGAAGCAAGATTGCGGCATCAACTGACAGCACCTCTGTTCATGTGGTCGTCAACGACCTCCTTGGCACAAACTCGGAGTCCAGGACGGGCTTCTTCGACGGCTCCTCGAGCGAGCCTGCCGAGATGATCATACTCTCGCATGACCCCGGCGTGGACATGGAACCTCACTGA